TTCTGCCGCCATTTCTTCTAATCTGAGAAAACCTAAAATTCTCAGACACTCAAGCGAAGCAAGCTTATAAAAGAGGAAACTACATTGACAGAACTACCCCTGTGTATTTAGGGTTATTACGAAATGGCATCCAGCTGGGCCGTGGGCTCGCTAAAGCCTCATGCACGTAGACACGATAAGGAAAacgtttattaataaaaaaaaatgtcgatGGAAGTCCAATTGAAGAAGAGGTCTCCGGTGTCCCAAGTTCGAACTCGCTCTTCCACTcatatctaaaatttaaaacgtGGACTCACACGAATGAACTAAAAATATCagataagatttttattttttgtgcaacagataattattaatttttaaataaaggaatcattaaatttttaatctcTTCATTTGTATACTCACCACACAACTTACCctcttccttccttccttcacCCTCTAATGGCGCTTCCAAGCTCACTCTCCTATTCCACCATCAAATCCACGCCGCCGCATCTCTCCGCCTTCAACCACCAACCTCTAACTCTCCCACCTACTTACCGgagcaccaccaccaccaaccgTCGATTCTCTAAGCTAACCTCCTTCCGATGCTCGTCCTCCTCCTTCTCGGAGAAGCACCACAACAACGCCAACCCGCCGCCCAAATCCGACGACCTCGTGGAGCTCCCTCTCTTCCCTCTCCCCCTCGTCCTCTTCCCGGGAGCAACCATCCCGCTCCAGATCTTCGAGTACCGCTACCGCGTCATGATGCAGACCCTCCTCCAATCCGATCTCCGATTCGGCGTCGTCTACTCCGACGCCGTCTCAGGCTCCGCGGCGGGAGTCGGATGCGTTGGGGAGATCATCAAGCACGAGCGCCTCGTCGACGATCGGTTCTTCCTAATCTGCAAGGGCCAGGAGCGGTTCCGCGTCACGGATCTCGTCCGCACGAAGCCGTATCTCGTCGCGAAGGTGACGTGGCTGGAGGATCGGCCCTCCGGGGAGGAGAATCTCGAGGAGCTGGCGAATGAGGTGGAGGTGCTGATGAAGGAGGTGATTCGGTTGTCGAATAGGTTGAACGGGAAGGCGGAGAAGGAGGCGCAGGATCTGAGGAAGAATCAGTTTCCGACGC
This genomic interval from Brassica napus cultivar Da-Ae chromosome A6, Da-Ae, whole genome shotgun sequence contains the following:
- the LOC106346937 gene encoding lon protease gives rise to the protein MALPSSLSYSTIKSTPPHLSAFNHQPLTLPPTYRSTTTTNRRFSKLTSFRCSSSSFSEKHHNNANPPPKSDDLVELPLFPLPLVLFPGATIPLQIFEYRYRVMMQTLLQSDLRFGVVYSDAVSGSAAGVGCVGEIIKHERLVDDRFFLICKGQERFRVTDLVRTKPYLVAKVTWLEDRPSGEENLEELANEVEVLMKEVIRLSNRLNGKAEKEAQDLRKNQFPTPFSFFVGSTFEGAPMEQQALLELEDTAARLKRERETLRNTLNYLTAASAVKDVFPSS